From one Bacteroidota bacterium genomic stretch:
- a CDS encoding pyridoxal-phosphate dependent enzyme yields the protein MWKNNILEAIGNTPLIKLNNIVKDIPATVLAKVETFNPGNSIKDRMALKMVEDAEKDGRLQPGGTIIEGTSGNTGMGLAIAAIIKGYKCIFTTTDKQSVEKVNALKAFGAEVIVCPTDVDPEDPRSYYSVSSRLIKEVPNSWKPNQYDNPSNAVAHYETTGPEIWEQTEGKITHLVAGVGTGGTISGIGKYLKEKNPNIKIWGIDTYGSIFKKLKETGTIDKNEIYPYVTEGIGEDFLPENVNIDIIEDFEKVTDKDGAIMTARIVREEGIWVGNSSGAALQGLIQLKDKFTKDDVVVVIFVDHGTRYLGKMFNPDWMMKMGYIDKTGLTAKDLISTNQKGALISVDTHTTVAQALQIMMQNDFSQMPVTDGGRIVGAINESVLYQQIVAHPDIKNKHVGEVMSAAFPFVDISAPIDSISAMLTSDNPALLVRDFKVDKTYIITRHDVMNALTK from the coding sequence ATGTGGAAAAATAATATACTCGAAGCGATAGGCAATACGCCGCTGATTAAGTTGAATAATATTGTGAAAGATATTCCGGCGACTGTGCTGGCGAAGGTGGAGACGTTTAATCCGGGGAACTCGATTAAGGATAGGATGGCGCTGAAAATGGTTGAAGATGCGGAGAAGGATGGTCGCCTGCAGCCGGGTGGAACTATTATTGAAGGCACCAGTGGGAATACGGGAATGGGACTTGCCATTGCGGCGATTATAAAAGGTTACAAATGTATTTTTACGACTACCGATAAACAAAGTGTAGAAAAAGTAAATGCATTAAAAGCGTTTGGCGCAGAAGTTATTGTTTGCCCAACCGATGTTGACCCTGAAGACCCGCGCAGTTATTATTCGGTGAGCAGTCGTTTAATTAAAGAGGTGCCGAATTCGTGGAAGCCTAATCAATACGATAATCCGAGTAACGCCGTTGCGCATTATGAAACTACAGGTCCGGAAATTTGGGAACAAACGGAAGGAAAAATTACGCACTTAGTTGCGGGTGTTGGAACGGGTGGAACGATATCGGGAATTGGTAAATATTTAAAAGAAAAAAATCCGAATATTAAAATTTGGGGCATCGATACGTATGGTTCTATTTTCAAAAAATTAAAGGAAACAGGAACCATCGATAAAAATGAAATTTATCCTTATGTGACGGAAGGAATTGGTGAAGATTTTTTACCGGAAAATGTGAATATCGATATCATTGAAGATTTTGAAAAAGTAACGGATAAAGATGGTGCAATTATGACTGCACGTATTGTTCGCGAAGAAGGTATTTGGGTTGGAAACAGCTCGGGTGCTGCATTGCAGGGACTCATTCAATTAAAAGATAAATTTACAAAAGACGATGTGGTGGTGGTGATTTTTGTGGATCATGGCACACGTTATTTAGGTAAAATGTTTAACCCGGACTGGATGATGAAAATGGGTTATATCGATAAAACAGGTTTAACTGCAAAAGATTTAATTTCTACAAATCAGAAAGGTGCGTTAATTAGTGTTGATACACATACCACCGTTGCACAGGCATTACAAATTATGATGCAAAATGATTTTTCGCAAATGCCGGTTACTGATGGCGGACGCATTGTTGGTGCAATTAATGAAAGTGTTTTATATCAGCAAATTGTTGCACACCCCGACATTAAAAATAAACATGTTGGTGAAGTAATGAGCGCTGCATTTCCGTTTGTAGATATTTCGGCACCAATTGATTCAATCAGTGCGATGCTTACTTCTGATAATCCCGCATTATTGGTGCGCGATTTTAAGGTGGACAAAACATATATTATTACACGTCACGATGTAATGAATGCATTGACTAAATAA
- a CDS encoding ABC transporter substrate-binding protein has protein sequence MSAKRIVSLVPSITELLVDLGLEDRIVGVTKFCVHPAHLRKEKTIVGGTKNLRMDVIRSLQPDLILANKEENVKEQVETLASAFTVYTSAISTWQETLDMITRVGALTGTENKAENLVDALNQKKSAFQAAKVSSGKRFRTLYLIWQKPWMSVGGDTFIHEMLSVAGFENCCGEKSRYPVLEEAEIISLAPEVILLSSEPYPFTEKHISGLQKLLPEAVILLADGELFSWYGSRLLGAFDYFGDLRSRI, from the coding sequence TTGAGCGCAAAACGTATTGTTTCGCTGGTTCCAAGTATTACCGAATTGTTGGTGGATTTGGGGTTGGAAGATCGTATTGTGGGGGTAACAAAATTTTGTGTGCACCCTGCACATTTGCGCAAAGAGAAAACCATAGTTGGCGGGACAAAAAACCTGCGGATGGATGTAATACGCAGCTTACAACCAGATTTGATTTTAGCGAATAAGGAAGAAAACGTAAAGGAACAGGTGGAAACGCTGGCTTCGGCGTTTACGGTGTATACAAGTGCAATCAGCACATGGCAGGAAACGCTGGATATGATAACCCGGGTTGGTGCGCTGACCGGAACTGAAAATAAAGCGGAAAATCTAGTCGATGCACTCAATCAGAAAAAAAGCGCGTTTCAAGCGGCTAAAGTCAGCAGTGGCAAACGTTTCAGGACATTATATCTCATTTGGCAAAAACCCTGGATGAGTGTTGGTGGCGACACATTTATACATGAAATGTTGTCGGTTGCCGGTTTTGAAAATTGTTGCGGGGAAAAAAGTCGTTATCCGGTATTGGAGGAGGCTGAAATTATTTCGCTGGCTCCGGAGGTAATCTTACTCAGCTCGGAGCCCTACCCTTTTACGGAAAAACATATTTCAGGGTTACAAAAATTGTTACCTGAAGCGGTTATTTTGTTGGCAGACGGGGAATTGTTCAGTTGGTATGGAAGCAGGCTGCTGGGGGCTTTCGACTACTTTGGCGACTTGCGCAGCAGAATTTGA
- a CDS encoding ribose-phosphate pyrophosphokinase, which produces MVTNDVKLFSGTTSRYLGEKVADYYGQPLGKMTIERFSDGEFQPNILESVRGSYVFFIQSTMFPSDNLMELLLMIDAAKRASASYITAVIPYFGLARQDRKDKPRVSIGSKLVAELLTAAGANRIVTMDLHADQIQGFFDIPVDHLSSTAIYVPYIEENLDLTNVIFASPDVGSTKRNRKYAMHFNTELVICDKYRKKANEIAEMTVIGDVTGKDVIMIDDLVDTGNTLANAANLMKQKGAKTVRAFCTHPVLSGKAYETIENSALEEIVVTDTIPLKRESPKIRVLSSAKLFARAIRNTHEHRSISSLFINN; this is translated from the coding sequence ATGGTTACGAACGATGTAAAACTGTTTTCAGGCACCACCAGCCGATATCTCGGTGAAAAAGTGGCGGATTACTACGGTCAGCCCCTTGGAAAAATGACCATTGAGCGGTTCAGTGACGGCGAGTTTCAGCCGAATATTCTGGAGAGTGTGCGGGGTAGTTATGTGTTCTTTATTCAAAGCACTATGTTCCCGTCGGACAACCTGATGGAGTTGTTGCTGATGATTGATGCGGCTAAAAGGGCTTCAGCATCGTATATCACAGCGGTAATTCCTTATTTCGGACTTGCCCGTCAGGACAGAAAAGATAAACCACGTGTTTCAATCGGCTCGAAACTGGTTGCGGAATTATTGACTGCAGCGGGCGCTAACCGAATTGTTACCATGGATTTACACGCTGATCAGATTCAGGGGTTTTTCGATATTCCGGTTGACCACTTGAGTTCTACAGCGATTTATGTTCCTTACATTGAAGAAAATCTGGACCTGACAAATGTGATTTTTGCTTCCCCTGATGTGGGCAGCACTAAACGCAACAGAAAATACGCCATGCATTTTAACACCGAACTCGTTATTTGCGATAAATACCGCAAAAAAGCGAATGAAATTGCTGAAATGACTGTAATTGGCGATGTTACAGGTAAAGATGTGATTATGATTGACGATTTGGTTGACACCGGTAATACTCTTGCCAACGCAGCCAATTTGATGAAACAAAAAGGCGCAAAAACGGTGCGTGCGTTTTGTACCCATCCCGTATTAAGCGGGAAGGCTTATGAAACAATCGAAAATTCTGCTTTAGAGGAAATTGTTGTTACCGACACCATTCCGCTGAAACGGGAATCACCAAAAATTCGTGTGTTGTCATCTGCGAAATTGTTTGCAAGAGCAATTCGTAATACGCACGAACACAGAAGTATTAGTTCACTATTTATTAATAATTAA
- a CDS encoding 50S ribosomal protein L25, which produces MQTFVLEGTLRDTLGRRASKDARASAMVPCILYGDGENINFEVTKIALKNLVYTPNVYKVVIKVDGKEIESLMREIQFHKVTDEILHIDFLKLNPSKKVTHVVPIVLEGQSIGVKGGGKLVQRIRKATIKAFPKDLVDKVTIDITDLDVNKTIRLGDLKVAKVDVLGSKSIPVVTVVSPRALKAAADAAAAADAKAAPVAAPVAAKEEKKD; this is translated from the coding sequence ATGCAAACTTTTGTATTAGAGGGAACATTGAGAGACACACTGGGTCGCCGCGCTTCGAAAGATGCCCGCGCTTCAGCTATGGTTCCGTGTATCCTGTATGGCGATGGCGAAAACATTAATTTCGAAGTAACCAAAATTGCACTTAAAAACTTAGTGTATACTCCAAATGTATACAAAGTAGTTATTAAGGTTGATGGCAAAGAAATTGAATCGTTAATGCGTGAAATTCAGTTTCACAAAGTAACTGATGAAATTCTGCACATTGATTTCTTAAAATTAAATCCATCAAAAAAAGTAACCCATGTTGTGCCTATCGTTTTAGAAGGACAATCAATTGGTGTTAAAGGTGGTGGTAAATTAGTTCAACGCATCAGAAAAGCAACTATTAAAGCTTTTCCTAAAGATTTAGTTGATAAAGTTACAATCGATATCACTGATTTAGACGTAAACAAAACAATTCGTTTAGGTGATTTAAAAGTGGCTAAAGTAGACGTATTGGGTTCTAAAAGTATCCCGGTAGTTACTGTTGTTTCTCCACGTGCACTTAAAGCTGCGGCTGACGCTGCTGCTGCTGCAGATGCTAAAGCGGCTCCGGTTGCTGCACCTGTTGCTGCCAAAGAAGAGAAAAAAGACTAA
- a CDS encoding aminoacyl-tRNA hydrolase → MKYLIAGLGNFGIDYVNTRHNIGFDVVEKLAADKNVVFTSGRYADVAEFKFKGKTFLLIKPTTYMNLSGKAVKYWMDKENIPLENIVVVTDDLNLPLSKLRIRKNGSDGGHNGLKNIQEILQTNQYIRLRFGVGNNFPSGRQVDFVLGKWEKEEQPAVTETVTKAAEAVVSIIMEGVERAMNKFN, encoded by the coding sequence ATGAAATATCTTATTGCAGGCCTGGGCAATTTTGGAATTGATTATGTAAATACTCGTCATAATATTGGTTTTGATGTTGTTGAAAAATTGGCTGCGGATAAAAATGTAGTATTTACTTCAGGTCGTTATGCAGACGTAGCTGAATTTAAATTTAAAGGGAAAACATTTCTGTTAATTAAACCTACCACTTACATGAATTTAAGTGGGAAGGCTGTTAAGTATTGGATGGATAAGGAAAATATTCCACTAGAAAATATTGTAGTTGTAACGGATGATTTGAATTTACCACTCAGCAAATTACGCATCCGCAAAAATGGCAGTGATGGCGGACATAACGGATTAAAAAATATTCAGGAAATATTACAAACCAATCAGTATATCCGCTTGCGTTTTGGGGTTGGCAATAATTTTCCGAGTGGCCGACAAGTTGATTTTGTTTTAGGCAAATGGGAAAAAGAAGAACAGCCTGCTGTAACTGAAACGGTAACAAAAGCAGCCGAGGCCGTTGTTTCCATCATAATGGAAGGTGTTGAACGTGCGATGAATAAGTTCAACTAA
- a CDS encoding alpha/beta hydrolase: MKKILTFAFCCVVLSASTFAQRSPISPKPISNANNNGGNAGKNFEHTEGQYQSINGVNIYFEMYGEGEPLLLIHDNNGSVESFNSQINFLSKKFKVIVVDSRGQGKSTLNKDSLSYEQMSDDYYLLLEKLELDSVNIFGWGDGGKIGLLLAINYPQKVKSLAILGTSLNGDTTALQSTAIAKINDDIKAAKDSIKAGNLEYKNVLRLLNLQINQYAIDPELLVNITAPVLIVSGDKDNVKLAHTVAIYEAIPNAQLSVMPGTTHQLPKEVTMQFNNMLLRFYTKSNPKPGTSKTNPEGDN, encoded by the coding sequence ATGAAAAAAATATTGACTTTTGCTTTTTGTTGTGTGGTATTGAGTGCAAGTACATTTGCTCAACGTTCACCCATTTCTCCAAAACCCATCAGTAATGCCAATAATAATGGTGGCAACGCAGGTAAAAACTTTGAACATACCGAAGGTCAATATCAATCGATAAATGGTGTAAATATTTATTTCGAGATGTACGGTGAAGGTGAACCATTGTTATTGATTCACGACAATAATGGTTCTGTGGAATCATTTAACAGTCAGATTAATTTCCTCTCAAAAAAATTCAAAGTTATTGTTGTTGATTCACGTGGTCAGGGAAAATCTACTTTAAATAAAGACAGTTTGAGTTATGAGCAAATGTCCGACGATTATTATTTATTACTCGAAAAACTGGAACTCGATAGTGTAAATATTTTTGGTTGGGGCGATGGCGGAAAAATTGGATTGTTATTGGCAATTAATTATCCGCAAAAAGTAAAATCATTGGCCATTTTGGGGACTTCATTGAATGGAGATACAACTGCTTTGCAATCAACAGCCATTGCAAAAATTAATGATGATATTAAAGCTGCAAAAGATTCTATTAAAGCCGGTAACCTTGAGTATAAAAATGTTTTACGATTATTAAATCTGCAAATCAATCAATATGCAATTGACCCGGAATTATTGGTAAATATTACTGCACCGGTATTAATTGTGAGTGGCGATAAAGATAATGTGAAACTCGCGCACACCGTCGCTATTTATGAAGCTATACCCAATGCACAATTAAGTGTAATGCCGGGAACAACGCATCAACTACCAAAAGAGGTTACCATGCAGTTTAATAATATGCTGTTGCGCTTTTATACGAAGTCAAATCCAAAACCCGGAACATCCAAAACAAATCCGGAAGGCGATAATTAA
- a CDS encoding fumarylacetoacetate hydrolase family protein, translating to MKIFCVGRNYSEHAKELNNAIPEAPVIFMKPPTALLKGKDFYIPAFSKDMHFECELVYRVCKNGKHIAAQFASKYVDAVAVGIDFTARDVQSNQKTKGLPWEIAKAFDNSAVVSEFTPISAIAHPSSINFSMEKNGTTVQTGNSADMLYSIDTIIEYLSKFFTLQQGDLIYTGTPAGVGPVAIGDMLTGYLEGVKSFEINIK from the coding sequence ATGAAAATATTCTGTGTAGGCCGCAATTACAGCGAACATGCCAAAGAACTGAACAATGCTATTCCGGAGGCGCCGGTAATTTTTATGAAACCTCCGACAGCCTTGTTAAAAGGTAAAGATTTTTACATACCTGCGTTTTCGAAGGATATGCATTTTGAGTGTGAACTGGTGTATCGGGTTTGTAAAAACGGCAAACATATAGCAGCGCAGTTTGCCTCCAAATATGTTGATGCAGTAGCTGTCGGCATTGATTTTACGGCAAGAGATGTTCAATCGAACCAAAAAACGAAAGGATTACCCTGGGAAATTGCCAAAGCATTTGATAATTCGGCTGTGGTGTCTGAATTTACGCCGATAAGTGCAATTGCTCATCCTTCAAGCATTAACTTTTCAATGGAAAAGAATGGAACTACCGTTCAAACCGGCAATTCTGCCGATATGTTGTATTCGATTGATACCATAATTGAATATTTGTCCAAGTTTTTCACGCTACAGCAGGGCGACCTGATTTATACCGGCACTCCTGCGGGTGTTGGGCCTGTTGCCATTGGCGATATGCTTACCGGTTATCTGGAAGGCGTTAAAAGTTTTGAAATAAACATCAAATAA
- a CDS encoding tungsten formylmethanofuran dehydrogenase, whose translation MNQKETLELVDKKILLEAYRKMFTSKVMSDVFNENRQTCIFVHANSRGHEAIQLAMGMQLKKSDWASLYYRDDSILMGMGWDPGQIMLQLMAKADDPFSGGRNYYCHPSYKGDAYPQMIHQSSATGMQAIPTTGVAQGLQYLEQQGLLATAAQNPLVVCSIGDSAMTEGEVSEALQFAVLKQLPIIYLVQDNDWGISVSKEEARTMDAYEYAAGFKGLRKVRVDGSDFLESWQCVRDAIGYVRINRKPILIHAKVPLLGHHTSGVRMEMYRTEADLQEHASRDPLPKLRQVLRDAGFTEEEILSVEAEADAKTRVDFANVVAAADPNPDTVELFEFAPSPITAEQGTREPAGGETVMMVDAALFAMDEILSKHPEALLYGQDVGRRLGGVFREAATLAAKHGDHRVFNTAIQEAYLVGSTLGMSAVGAKPIVEIQFADYIWTGVNQLVSELSKSYYLTNGKWNVQTVIRIPIGAYGSGGPYHSGSIESSITAIKGIKVVYPSNAADMKGLLKGAFYDPNPVVMFEHKGLYWSKVPGTGAAKNIQPADDYIIPLGKARIFQHAAEEKIQAGESMLVITYGMGVHWALNASKSFSGQIEILDLRTLYPYDWDAIVSSVKKHNKVFVLTEEPLINSYAQAMAGRIGSELFKYLDAPVQMLGAKNLPAVPLNSGLEKAMLPNVEKVKAVMEELLGW comes from the coding sequence ATGAACCAGAAGGAAACCTTAGAATTAGTTGATAAAAAAATACTGCTTGAAGCTTATCGCAAGATGTTTACAAGCAAGGTAATGAGCGATGTTTTTAACGAAAATCGCCAAACCTGCATTTTTGTGCACGCCAATTCCCGCGGCCACGAAGCGATTCAGCTCGCCATGGGTATGCAATTAAAAAAGAGCGACTGGGCGAGTTTATACTACCGCGATGACTCCATTTTGATGGGTATGGGCTGGGATCCGGGTCAAATTATGCTGCAGTTGATGGCTAAAGCCGATGACCCGTTTAGTGGGGGCAGAAATTATTATTGTCACCCGAGTTATAAAGGTGATGCCTACCCGCAAATGATACATCAAAGCTCGGCAACGGGTATGCAGGCCATTCCGACCACCGGTGTGGCACAGGGTTTACAATATCTTGAACAACAGGGTTTATTAGCTACAGCGGCTCAAAACCCGCTTGTGGTATGCTCTATAGGCGATAGTGCCATGACGGAAGGTGAAGTTTCTGAAGCTTTACAATTTGCCGTTTTAAAACAATTACCCATCATTTATCTGGTTCAGGATAATGATTGGGGCATTTCGGTTTCCAAAGAGGAAGCCCGCACCATGGATGCTTACGAATACGCAGCCGGATTTAAAGGTTTGCGTAAAGTGCGTGTTGATGGCAGCGACTTTTTAGAAAGCTGGCAATGTGTGCGCGATGCAATTGGTTATGTGCGCATCAACAGAAAACCGATATTAATTCATGCAAAAGTGCCATTATTAGGCCATCATACCAGTGGTGTCCGCATGGAGATGTACAGAACGGAGGCCGATTTGCAAGAACATGCGAGTCGCGACCCGCTGCCAAAATTGCGTCAGGTTTTACGCGATGCCGGATTTACGGAAGAGGAAATTTTATCGGTTGAAGCGGAAGCTGATGCCAAAACAAGAGTGGATTTTGCTAATGTTGTAGCTGCTGCCGACCCGAATCCGGATACTGTGGAGTTATTTGAATTTGCGCCCTCTCCTATTACTGCTGAACAGGGAACAAGAGAACCTGCAGGTGGTGAAACGGTTATGATGGTGGATGCGGCTTTGTTTGCGATGGATGAAATTTTGAGCAAACATCCGGAAGCGTTATTATATGGGCAAGATGTAGGTAGACGTTTAGGGGGCGTTTTTCGCGAAGCAGCAACTTTAGCGGCCAAACATGGTGATCATCGTGTATTTAATACTGCTATTCAGGAAGCCTATTTGGTTGGTTCTACACTTGGAATGAGTGCCGTTGGTGCCAAGCCGATTGTAGAGATTCAATTTGCAGATTATATCTGGACAGGTGTGAATCAGTTGGTTTCGGAACTTTCGAAGTCGTATTATTTAACTAACGGAAAATGGAATGTGCAAACCGTTATTCGCATTCCGATTGGTGCTTATGGTTCCGGTGGTCCTTATCATTCAGGCTCCATAGAATCGTCGATAACTGCCATTAAAGGCATTAAAGTTGTATACCCAAGTAATGCAGCCGATATGAAGGGATTGTTGAAGGGCGCCTTCTATGACCCGAATCCGGTGGTTATGTTTGAACATAAGGGATTGTATTGGAGTAAAGTGCCCGGAACAGGTGCTGCGAAAAATATTCAGCCTGCTGATGATTATATTATTCCGCTGGGTAAAGCACGCATATTTCAACATGCTGCTGAAGAAAAAATTCAAGCCGGTGAAAGCATGCTGGTGATAACTTATGGCATGGGTGTACATTGGGCATTAAATGCATCAAAAAGTTTTTCGGGGCAGATAGAAATTTTAGATTTGCGCACATTATATCCTTATGATTGGGACGCTATCGTTTCATCTGTTAAAAAACATAATAAAGTATTTGTATTAACTGAAGAACCATTAATTAATTCGTACGCTCAGGCAATGGCAGGAAGAATAGGTTCTGAATTATTTAAATATCTTGATGCACCGGTTCAAATGTTGGGTGCAAAAAATTTACCTGCAGTGCCGCTTAATTCAGGTTTAGAAAAAGCAATGTTACCGAATGTAGAAAAGGTGAAAGCGGTGATGGAGGAGTTGTTGGGTTGGTAA